The Bacillus vallismortis genome window below encodes:
- the spoIVFB gene encoding stage IV sporulation intramembrane metalloprotease SpoIVFB, whose product MNKWLDLILKIHVHPFLWIIAALGLVTGHMKALLCLLLIVLIHELGHAALAVFFSWRIKRVFLLPFGGTVEVEEHGNRPLKEEFAVIIAGPLQHIWLQFAAWMFAEFSLIHQHTFELFTFYNLSILFVNLLPIWPLDGGKLLFLLFSKQLPFQRAHRLNLKTSLCFCLLLGCWVLFVVPLQISAWILFVFLAVSLFEEYRQRHYIHVRFLLERYYGKNRELEKLLPLNVKAEDKVYHVMAEFKRGCKHPIIIEKSGQKLSQLDENEVLHAYFADKRTNSSMEELLLPY is encoded by the coding sequence TTGAATAAATGGCTCGACCTTATCTTGAAAATTCATGTGCATCCTTTTCTTTGGATTATCGCTGCGCTGGGGCTAGTCACAGGCCATATGAAAGCATTGTTATGCCTGCTTCTGATTGTGCTGATCCATGAGCTGGGGCATGCTGCTCTGGCCGTGTTTTTTTCTTGGAGAATCAAGCGAGTTTTTTTGCTGCCGTTTGGCGGGACGGTTGAAGTGGAAGAGCACGGGAATCGGCCGTTAAAGGAAGAGTTTGCGGTGATTATTGCCGGTCCTCTTCAGCACATCTGGCTTCAGTTTGCAGCCTGGATGTTTGCAGAATTCTCATTGATTCATCAGCATACCTTTGAACTCTTCACCTTTTATAACCTTTCTATTTTATTTGTCAATCTGCTGCCGATCTGGCCTCTTGATGGCGGAAAGCTGTTATTTTTGTTGTTTTCCAAGCAGCTTCCCTTTCAAAGAGCTCACAGGCTGAATTTAAAAACATCGCTCTGCTTCTGCCTGCTGCTTGGGTGTTGGGTTTTATTTGTGGTTCCTCTGCAAATCAGTGCATGGATTTTGTTTGTCTTTCTGGCTGTTTCTTTGTTTGAGGAATACAGGCAAAGGCACTATATCCATGTGAGATTTCTGCTTGAACGGTATTACGGAAAAAACCGTGAGCTCGAAAAACTGCTGCCGCTCAATGTAAAGGCAGAGGACAAAGTCTATCATGTGATGGCCGAGTTCAAGCGCGGCTGCAAACATCCGATTATTATAGAGAAATCAGGGCAGAAACTCAGTCAGCTTGACGAGAATGAAGTGCTGCATGCTTATTTTGCCGATAAGCGGACGAATTCCTCCATGGAAGAACTGCTGCTGCCTTACTAA
- a CDS encoding Maf family nucleotide pyrophosphatase, which produces MTKPLILASQSPRRKELLDLLQLPYSIIVSEVEEKLNRNFSPEENVQWLAKQKAKAVSDLHPHAIVIGADTMVCLDGECLGKPQDQEEAASMLRRLSGRSHSVITAVSIQAENHSETFYDKTEVVFWPLSEEEVWTYIETKEPMDKAGAYGIQGRGALFVKKIDGDYYSVMGLPISKTMRALRHFDIKA; this is translated from the coding sequence ATGACAAAGCCGCTAATACTTGCTTCACAATCTCCACGCAGGAAAGAACTCCTCGATCTTCTCCAGCTGCCCTACTCCATTATTGTCAGTGAAGTAGAGGAAAAATTAAATCGAAACTTTTCACCAGAAGAAAACGTCCAATGGTTGGCAAAACAAAAAGCTAAGGCTGTATCTGATCTCCACCCGCATGCAATCGTTATCGGCGCTGATACAATGGTATGCCTAGACGGCGAATGTCTCGGCAAACCGCAAGATCAAGAAGAAGCTGCTTCTATGCTGCGGAGGCTTTCAGGCCGAAGTCATTCAGTAATCACCGCGGTCAGTATACAAGCTGAAAATCACAGCGAGACGTTTTATGATAAGACAGAAGTTGTGTTTTGGCCCCTCAGTGAAGAAGAGGTTTGGACTTATATTGAAACAAAAGAGCCGATGGATAAAGCAGGTGCATACGGCATCCAAGGAAGAGGCGCGCTTTTTGTAAAGAAAATAGACGGAGATTATTATTCAGTCATGGGACTGCCTATATCAAAAACGATGAGAGCTCTTCGCCATTTTGATATAAAGGCATGA
- the minD gene encoding septum site-determining protein MinD encodes MGEAIVITSGKGGVGKTTTSANLGTALAILGKRVCLVDTDIGLRNLDVVMGLENRIIYDLVDVVEERCKMHQALVKDKRFDDLLYLMPAAQTSDKTAVAPEQIKNMVQQLKQEFDYVIIDCPAGIEQGYKNAVSGADKAIVVTTPEISAVRDADRIIGLLEQEENIEPPRLVVNRIRNHLMKNGDTMDIDEIVQHLSIDLLGIVADDDEVIKASNHGEPIAMDPKNRASIAYRNIARRILGESVPLQVLEEQNKGMMAKIKSFFGVRS; translated from the coding sequence TTGGGTGAGGCTATCGTAATAACTTCGGGAAAAGGCGGAGTAGGTAAAACGACAACATCTGCGAATCTCGGTACCGCCTTAGCCATTTTAGGGAAGCGTGTATGCTTAGTAGATACTGATATAGGGCTGCGCAACCTAGATGTTGTAATGGGGCTTGAAAATAGAATTATTTACGATCTTGTAGACGTTGTAGAGGAAAGATGCAAAATGCATCAGGCGCTCGTAAAAGACAAACGTTTCGATGATCTGCTCTATTTAATGCCTGCTGCTCAAACGAGCGATAAGACGGCTGTTGCTCCTGAACAAATTAAAAATATGGTCCAACAGCTCAAACAGGAATTTGATTATGTCATCATAGACTGTCCTGCCGGAATTGAACAAGGATACAAAAATGCCGTTTCCGGAGCTGATAAAGCAATTGTGGTCACAACGCCTGAAATCTCAGCTGTTCGTGATGCTGACCGTATTATAGGGCTGCTGGAGCAAGAGGAAAACATTGAACCGCCGCGGCTCGTTGTAAACAGAATCAGAAATCACCTGATGAAAAACGGTGATACGATGGACATCGACGAAATTGTACAGCATTTGTCGATCGATTTGCTCGGAATCGTGGCTGATGATGATGAAGTCATTAAAGCTTCCAACCATGGCGAACCGATTGCAATGGACCCGAAAAACCGCGCTTCCATTGCATATCGCAATATTGCCCGCCGCATTTTAGGCGAATCTGTTCCTTTGCAGGTGCTTGAAGAGCAAAACAAAGGAATGATGGCTAAGATTAAGTCGTTTTTCGGAGTAAGATCTTAA
- the spoIVFA gene encoding stage IV sporulation protein SpoIVFA, protein MSHRADEIRKRLEKRRKQFSGSKRFSTQTVSEKQKPPSWVMVTDQEKHGTLPVYEDNISKFHGKHPLVKTDSIILKCLLSACLVLVSAIVYKTNMGPVSQIKPVVAKTFETEFQFASASHWFETKFGNPLAFLAPEHKNKEQQIAVGQDLIAPASGKVQQDFQDNGEGIKVETSSDTIDSIKEGYVVEVSKDSQTGLTVKVQHADNTYSIYGKLKDVEVALYDFVDKGKKLGSIKLDDHNKGVYYFAMKDGDKFIDPIQVISFE, encoded by the coding sequence ATGAGTCACAGAGCAGATGAAATCAGAAAACGATTAGAGAAAAGAAGAAAACAGTTTTCCGGCTCAAAACGTTTCTCTACTCAGACAGTTTCTGAAAAACAGAAACCCCCGTCTTGGGTAATGGTAACGGATCAGGAAAAGCATGGAACTCTTCCGGTCTATGAAGATAACATTTCGAAATTCCACGGAAAACACCCTTTGGTTAAAACAGATTCAATTATCCTAAAATGTCTTCTGTCGGCCTGCCTTGTTCTCGTTTCCGCCATAGTCTATAAAACGAATATGGGACCCGTCAGCCAGATTAAACCCGTCGTTGCCAAAACCTTCGAAACTGAATTTCAATTTGCCTCAGCAAGCCATTGGTTTGAAACGAAATTTGGCAATCCGCTTGCTTTTCTGGCTCCTGAACATAAAAATAAGGAACAGCAGATCGCAGTGGGACAAGATCTGATCGCGCCTGCATCCGGGAAAGTGCAGCAGGATTTTCAGGACAATGGGGAAGGGATTAAAGTTGAAACAAGCAGCGATACAATTGATAGCATAAAAGAAGGCTATGTAGTTGAAGTCAGCAAAGACAGCCAGACGGGACTGACAGTTAAGGTGCAGCATGCTGACAACACCTATAGTATTTATGGCAAGCTCAAAGATGTCGAAGTTGCGTTATATGATTTTGTAGATAAAGGCAAAAAGCTCGGTTCGATTAAACTGGATGATCATAATAAAGGGGTCTATTATTTCGCCATGAAAGACGGCGATAAATTTATTGATCCGATTCAGGTGATTTCATTTGAATAA
- the radC gene encoding DNA repair protein RadC → MIIHDLPLKLRDFPTKDKPRERLLKVGAENLANHELLAILLRTGTKHESVMDLSNRLLLTFDGLRLLKEASVEELSSIPGIGMVKAVQILAAVELGSRIHKLANEEHFVIRSPEDGANLVMEDMRFLTQEHFVCLYLNTKNQVIHKRTVFIGSLNSSIVHPREVFKEAFKRSAASFICVHNHPSGDPTPSREDIEVTRRLFECGNLIGIELLDHLVIGDKKFVSLKEKGYL, encoded by the coding sequence TTGATCATACACGATCTGCCATTAAAACTTAGAGATTTCCCAACGAAAGATAAGCCAAGAGAACGGCTTCTGAAAGTCGGAGCCGAGAACTTAGCCAATCATGAACTTTTGGCTATATTATTACGGACAGGCACGAAACACGAATCTGTTATGGACCTGTCAAACCGGCTCCTGCTCACTTTTGACGGACTGCGTCTGCTGAAAGAAGCATCAGTTGAAGAGCTGTCGAGCATCCCGGGAATCGGTATGGTAAAAGCGGTTCAAATACTGGCGGCAGTTGAGCTTGGAAGCCGTATTCATAAATTAGCCAACGAAGAACATTTCGTCATTCGCTCCCCGGAAGACGGCGCAAATCTTGTCATGGAGGATATGCGCTTTTTAACCCAGGAGCATTTTGTCTGTTTATACTTAAATACAAAAAACCAAGTCATCCATAAACGCACCGTATTTATCGGAAGCCTGAATTCATCTATTGTCCACCCGCGGGAGGTGTTTAAAGAAGCGTTTAAACGATCTGCCGCTTCCTTTATCTGTGTTCATAATCATCCTTCTGGAGATCCGACGCCGAGCAGGGAAGATATTGAAGTGACAAGACGCCTGTTTGAATGCGGAAACCTGATTGGCATCGAGCTGCTTGACCATTTGGTGATCGGGGATAAAAAATTTGTGAGTTTAAAGGAAAAAGGATATTTGTAA
- the mreD gene encoding rod shape-determining protein MreD, translating to MKRFLLPFVMMLVFSAESIFTDLVHFPFVTDDQVLVPRFLMLVLIFMSAFINQKHAMIYGFIFGLLYDMNYTSLLGVYMFGFAGLCYLASKAFKVLHTNAFVVILIAVLAVCVLEFFVFGIQSLIHKDIMTFNGFVLDRFIPTVLLNIAAALILVLPFRLFFMSLKKELRDE from the coding sequence GTGAAACGTTTCCTTCTCCCTTTCGTTATGATGCTTGTTTTTTCTGCGGAAAGCATTTTTACAGATCTGGTGCATTTTCCGTTCGTTACAGATGATCAGGTGCTTGTCCCGCGTTTTCTGATGCTAGTATTGATATTCATGTCGGCTTTCATCAATCAAAAACACGCGATGATTTACGGATTTATTTTTGGCCTTCTATATGACATGAACTATACAAGTCTATTAGGCGTTTATATGTTTGGGTTTGCCGGGTTATGCTATTTGGCTTCAAAAGCGTTTAAAGTACTGCATACAAACGCATTTGTGGTAATATTAATAGCTGTTCTCGCTGTCTGCGTGCTCGAGTTTTTCGTGTTCGGCATCCAGTCTTTGATTCATAAAGACATCATGACGTTTAACGGATTTGTGCTTGACCGGTTTATACCGACAGTTTTATTAAATATTGCAGCCGCTCTTATTCTGGTTCTGCCATTTAGATTATTTTTTATGAGTCTAAAGAAAGAATTGAGAGATGAGTAA
- the mreB gene encoding cell shape-determining protein MreB: MFGIGARDLGIDLGTANTLVFVKGKGIVVREPSVVALQTDTKSIVAVGNDAKNMIGRTPGNVVALRPMKDGVIADYETTATMMKYYINQAIKNKGMFARKPYVMVCVPSGITAVEERAVIDATRQAGARDAYPIEEPFAAAIGANLPVWEPTGSMVVDIGGGTTEVAIISLGGIVTSQSIRVAGDEMDDAIINYIRKTYNLMIGDRTAEAIKMEIGSAEAPEESDKMEIRGRDLLTGLPKTIEITGKEISGALRDTVSTIVEAVKSTLEKTPPELAADIMDRGIVLTGGGALLRNLDKVISEETKMPVLIAEDPLDCVAIGTGKALEHIHLFKGKTR, encoded by the coding sequence ATGTTTGGAATTGGTGCAAGAGACCTTGGTATAGATCTTGGAACTGCGAATACGCTTGTTTTTGTAAAAGGAAAAGGAATTGTCGTGAGAGAGCCGTCAGTAGTCGCTTTGCAAACGGATACGAAGTCGATTGTTGCTGTCGGAAATGATGCAAAAAATATGATCGGACGGACACCGGGCAACGTGGTGGCCCTTCGCCCGATGAAAGACGGCGTTATCGCTGATTATGAAACAACGGCTACAATGATGAAATATTACATCAATCAAGCCATTAAAAATAAAGGCATGTTTGCCAGAAAACCATATGTCATGGTTTGTGTCCCATCAGGCATTACAGCTGTTGAAGAACGCGCTGTCATCGATGCGACAAGACAGGCCGGAGCGCGTGACGCGTATCCGATTGAAGAGCCGTTTGCCGCAGCAATCGGAGCCAATCTGCCGGTTTGGGAACCGACTGGAAGCATGGTAGTTGATATCGGAGGCGGTACGACAGAGGTTGCGATTATTTCCCTTGGCGGCATTGTAACGTCACAGTCAATCCGCGTAGCCGGTGATGAGATGGATGATGCGATTATCAACTACATCAGAAAAACGTACAACCTGATGATTGGTGACCGTACGGCTGAAGCGATTAAAATGGAGATCGGATCTGCAGAAGCTCCTGAAGAATCCGATAAAATGGAAATCCGCGGACGCGATTTATTGACAGGTCTGCCGAAAACAATCGAAATTACAGGAAAAGAAATTTCTGGTGCTCTGCGCGACACTGTATCTACAATTGTGGAAGCGGTGAAGAGCACACTTGAAAAAACACCGCCTGAGCTTGCAGCTGATATTATGGACAGAGGCATTGTGTTAACCGGCGGCGGAGCGCTTCTTCGCAACTTGGACAAAGTCATCAGCGAAGAAACAAAAATGCCGGTCCTTATCGCCGAAGACCCGCTTGATTGTGTAGCGATCGGAACAGGAAAAGCACTGGAGCACATCCATCTTTTCAAAGGGAAAACTAGATAA
- the rplU gene encoding 50S ribosomal protein L21, with the protein MYAIIKTGGKQIKVEEGQTVFIEKLAVEAGETVTFEDVLFVGGDNVKVGNPTVEGATVTAKVEKQGRAKKITVFRYKAKKNVHKKQGHRQPYTKVTIEKINA; encoded by the coding sequence ATGTACGCAATCATTAAAACAGGCGGTAAACAAATCAAAGTTGAAGAAGGCCAAACTGTTTTCATCGAAAAACTTGCTGTTGAAGCAGGTGAAACAGTTACTTTTGAAGACGTTTTGTTTGTTGGCGGAGACAACGTGAAAGTCGGCAACCCTACAGTTGAAGGCGCGACAGTAACGGCTAAAGTTGAAAAACAAGGCCGCGCGAAAAAAATCACTGTTTTCAGATACAAAGCAAAGAAAAACGTTCATAAAAAACAAGGTCATCGTCAGCCTTACACTAAAGTGACGATCGAAAAAATCAACGCGTAA
- the mreC gene encoding rod shape-determining protein MreC — protein sequence MPNKRLMLLLLCIIILVAMIGFSLKGGRNTTWPEKVIGDTTGVFQNIFHTPAEFFAGIFENINDLKNTYKENERLREKLDGQTQYEAKLQELEEENKSLRDELGHVNSIKDYKPILATVIARSPDNWAKQVTINKGTQQNVAKDMAVTNEKGALIGKIKSSGLNNFTSAVQLLSDTDRNNRVATKISGKKGGKGYGLIEGYDRDKKRLKMSIIERKDKQDVKKGDLIETSGTGGVFPEGLTIGEVTDIESDSYGLTKVAYVKPAADLTDLNNVIVVNRDVPTVDTEEEGS from the coding sequence ATGCCGAATAAACGGTTAATGCTATTACTTCTGTGTATTATCATATTGGTGGCTATGATTGGATTTTCGCTGAAGGGCGGCCGCAATACCACCTGGCCTGAGAAAGTGATCGGCGATACGACGGGAGTATTTCAAAATATTTTTCATACGCCTGCCGAATTTTTTGCAGGGATATTTGAGAACATTAATGATTTAAAAAACACATACAAAGAAAACGAGCGTCTGAGAGAGAAGCTTGACGGACAGACACAATATGAAGCCAAACTTCAAGAACTTGAAGAAGAAAACAAATCCTTGCGTGACGAGCTTGGCCATGTCAATTCGATTAAAGATTACAAGCCGATTTTAGCGACGGTCATTGCCAGAAGCCCAGACAATTGGGCGAAACAGGTCACCATTAATAAGGGGACTCAGCAAAACGTAGCGAAAGATATGGCTGTTACAAACGAAAAAGGCGCATTAATCGGCAAGATCAAAAGCTCCGGACTTAACAATTTTACGTCTGCTGTTCAGCTTTTAAGCGATACTGACCGCAATAACAGAGTCGCGACGAAAATTTCCGGAAAAAAAGGCGGCAAAGGCTACGGATTGATCGAAGGCTATGACAGAGACAAGAAACGGCTTAAGATGTCAATTATTGAGCGCAAGGATAAACAAGACGTGAAAAAAGGCGATCTTATTGAAACATCTGGAACAGGCGGAGTTTTCCCAGAGGGGCTGACAATCGGTGAAGTGACGGATATTGAGTCGGATTCCTATGGATTAACGAAAGTTGCTTATGTAAAACCTGCGGCTGATCTTACCGATTTAAATAATGTGATCGTTGTTAACCGTGATGTGCCGACAGTCGATACAGAGGAGGAAGGATCGTGA
- the minC gene encoding septum site-determining protein MinC produces MKTKKQQYVTIKGTKNGLTLHLDDACSFDELLDGLQNMLSIEQYTDGKGQKISVHVKLGNRFLYKEQEEQLTELIASKKDLFVHSIDSEVITKKEAQRMKEEAEIISVSKIVRSGQVLQVKGDLLLIGDVNPGGTVRAGGNIFVLGSLKGVAHAGFNGNNQAVIAASEMLPTQLRINHVLNRSPDHIQKGNEMECAYLDTDGNMVIERLQHLAHLRPDLTRLEGGM; encoded by the coding sequence GTGAAGACCAAAAAGCAGCAATATGTAACAATAAAAGGAACAAAGAACGGGTTAACATTGCATCTGGATGATGCGTGTTCTTTTGATGAGCTTCTCGATGGTCTTCAGAATATGCTGTCAATTGAACAATATACGGATGGTAAAGGCCAGAAAATCAGCGTCCATGTTAAGCTGGGAAATCGCTTTTTATATAAAGAGCAAGAGGAACAGCTGACCGAGTTGATCGCGTCAAAGAAGGATTTGTTTGTTCATTCTATTGACAGTGAAGTCATTACTAAAAAAGAAGCACAGCGTATGAAAGAGGAAGCTGAAATTATTTCTGTTTCAAAAATTGTCCGATCAGGCCAAGTGCTGCAGGTGAAAGGCGACTTGCTCCTGATCGGTGATGTGAATCCCGGCGGAACAGTCAGGGCCGGAGGGAACATTTTTGTTCTGGGCTCACTGAAAGGTGTCGCGCACGCGGGATTTAACGGAAATAATCAAGCGGTCATCGCTGCCTCTGAAATGCTGCCGACACAATTAAGAATCAATCATGTGTTAAATCGCTCCCCAGACCACATTCAAAAAGGGAACGAAATGGAATGTGCTTACTTAGATACAGACGGAAATATGGTCATTGAACGCCTTCAACATTTGGCTCATTTAAGACCTGATCTAACAAGGCTTGAGGGAGGAATGTGA
- a CDS encoding ribosomal-processing cysteine protease Prp encodes MIQATIRRSHDKGILSFEMTGHANFAEHGQDLVCAGVTAVVFGAVNAVIVLAGFEPLLDIGEDGGYFYFEFPESLDPEARQKAQLLIEGMIVSLETIERDYKDNLRVTTNII; translated from the coding sequence ATGATTCAGGCAACAATCAGAAGGTCTCATGATAAAGGCATATTGTCTTTTGAAATGACAGGCCATGCGAATTTTGCTGAACATGGACAAGATCTTGTTTGTGCCGGAGTAACAGCCGTTGTGTTTGGAGCTGTTAACGCAGTCATTGTGCTCGCGGGCTTCGAGCCGCTTCTTGATATAGGGGAGGACGGGGGTTATTTTTACTTTGAATTCCCTGAATCACTTGATCCGGAGGCGCGCCAAAAAGCTCAGCTGCTGATTGAAGGCATGATTGTTTCGTTGGAGACAATTGAACGGGATTACAAAGATAACTTGCGTGTGACCACAAACATAATATAG